The proteins below are encoded in one region of Brachyspira hampsonii:
- a CDS encoding OmpA family protein, with protein sequence MKKIFLLMSVVIIAAACKSAPVATGPEENSGFKTTEANNQNSKGLNLPDGATVRETPRGKILVLHDPKSKTDVGKPGSAYEVKFGFDNTIEIGTYKEAYNLVYQIINNNPDIRIISEGHSSKEGPAPYNYALSQRRSDKSFNYIIKLGVENSRLLKNAFGEALPEYPTLRENRRSEFIIIMTEDDLKKYNDFAKTVDINKETN encoded by the coding sequence ATGAAAAAAATATTTTTACTTATGTCAGTAGTGATTATAGCGGCTGCCTGTAAAAGTGCCCCTGTTGCTACTGGTCCTGAAGAGAATAGCGGATTCAAAACAACTGAGGCTAACAATCAAAATTCTAAGGGACTTAATCTACCTGACGGAGCTACTGTTAGAGAAACTCCAAGAGGAAAAATATTGGTGCTTCATGATCCTAAATCTAAAACAGATGTTGGTAAGCCAGGTTCAGCTTATGAAGTAAAATTCGGATTTGATAATACTATAGAAATAGGAACTTATAAAGAAGCTTATAACTTAGTTTATCAAATAATAAATAATAATCCCGATATCAGAATAATTTCTGAAGGGCATTCAAGTAAAGAAGGTCCTGCTCCTTATAACTATGCTCTATCTCAAAGAAGATCTGATAAGAGCTTTAATTACATAATAAAATTAGGTGTAGAAAACAGCAGATTATTAAAAAATGCATTCGGAGAGGCTTTGCCTGAATACCCTACTCTTAGAGAAAATAGAAGAAGTGAATTCATAATAATAATGACCGAAGATGATTTGAAAAAATATAACGATTTTGCTAAAACTGTCGACATTAATAAAGAAACAAATTAA
- a CDS encoding ABC transporter substrate-binding protein: protein MKKLKFHDFIFHIIYIMCFFLILSNNILLGQKLDKTKLDLNYYEKFKGQNRILNICNWGEYIADGSDDSMNIVKEFEDLTGIKVNYTTFNSNEELYIKLKLGNTDYDLIFPTDYMVIRMIKEGLVQKMNIDLLPARTNIDPFFLSLAYDKNGEYTIPYTWGMSGIIYNTKEVDVKPEDVSWSLLFDEKYKDKILMAYGLRDAFAAAKGYLGYNVNSTNETEIRNAYEALKKQKPIVQGYVMDEIFDKMESESAYLGITYGGDALRTIANNTNLNFAIPKEGGNAFVECIAIPANAKNVEEAHMFLNFLCEPQVALANANYIEYASPNMTAVNMMPDEVKNDRRIYPDKKAMENMIHYVANPDGKDSLLMESLWKEMLTTETTKSNNSIIIISVIAVILIAVIVIKKTRKKTY, encoded by the coding sequence ATGAAAAAATTAAAATTTCACGATTTTATTTTTCACATAATTTATATTATGTGCTTTTTTTTAATATTATCTAATAATATTCTTTTGGGTCAGAAATTAGATAAAACTAAATTAGATTTAAATTATTATGAAAAATTTAAAGGTCAAAACAGAATATTAAATATATGCAACTGGGGCGAATATATAGCTGACGGTTCTGATGATTCTATGAACATAGTAAAAGAATTTGAAGACCTTACAGGTATTAAAGTGAATTATACAACTTTTAATTCTAATGAAGAGCTTTATATAAAATTAAAATTAGGAAATACTGATTATGATCTGATATTTCCTACAGATTATATGGTCATAAGAATGATTAAAGAAGGATTGGTGCAGAAAATGAATATAGATTTACTTCCTGCAAGAACTAATATTGATCCATTTTTCTTATCATTAGCTTATGATAAAAACGGAGAATACACTATTCCATATACTTGGGGAATGAGCGGCATAATATACAATACTAAAGAAGTTGATGTTAAGCCTGAAGATGTGAGCTGGTCTTTATTATTTGATGAAAAATATAAAGATAAAATATTAATGGCTTATGGGCTTAGAGATGCTTTTGCCGCTGCTAAAGGATATTTGGGATACAATGTAAATAGTACAAATGAAACTGAAATAAGAAACGCTTATGAGGCTTTAAAAAAACAAAAACCTATTGTTCAGGGATATGTTATGGATGAGATATTTGACAAAATGGAATCAGAATCCGCTTATTTAGGAATTACTTATGGAGGAGATGCTTTAAGAACCATAGCAAATAATACTAATCTTAATTTTGCAATTCCCAAAGAAGGAGGAAATGCCTTTGTTGAATGCATAGCTATACCTGCAAATGCTAAAAATGTTGAAGAAGCTCATATGTTTCTTAATTTCTTATGCGAGCCTCAGGTTGCTTTGGCAAATGCCAATTATATAGAATATGCCTCTCCTAATATGACAGCTGTTAATATGATGCCGGACGAAGTAAAAAATGATAGGAGAATATATCCGGATAAAAAGGCTATGGAAAATATGATTCATTATGTAGCCAATCCTGATGGGAAAGATAGTTTGCTTATGGAAAGCCTTTGGAAAGAAATGCTTACTACAGAAACTACTAAATCAAATAACAGTATTATTATAATATCTGTTATTGCGGTTATATTAATTGCTGTTATAGTTATTAAAAAAACTAGAAAAAAAACTTATTAA
- a CDS encoding class I SAM-dependent methyltransferase, protein MQDICIITDIGTIYGFGHITRMKFISNKLKEYYNFTFSSINDNSGIFKDNTINTCKYNEIKNLNPYLIIVDSREVDSAYIRELKKISSVIIVDSVGNERVLADIVIEMLPNIDNSKEVNVKPFIATILNSNVKPKYDADAPVLLYLGFNNELKNKAIEIISKIENKNFVLIDTEKESEYSNIRYKNFGTDIFQNPYSAVITYFGLTAFECIESSIPVILLSPTKYHDDLAKSQEELFFNLGFFQNIDTNTAVNKLREFLFNDDILNKFKEKGKLINTEKSLDRIKTIIDNIKDFKDIECPFCKSKNIEMKNRNLESNLYKCRKCSTLFRKYFLPPFTDYSSKYFVEDYKNQYGKTYEEDSANLTALAKRRLEKIRKIKPNGKILDIGSAMGFFLKEAREYGYETEGIEISEYASNYCINTLNLNVHNCSLLDFEYKEKEYDIITAWYVVEHIYNFESILEHIIYSLKDDGILAFATPNGNGLSGRFNKNYFSIVPSDHAFEANPKSLDILMSKYSLKCINLENQSVYYNRFCDIFGFNLIRNNNFLSGIYNSLAKNKNLGDTFECIYQKS, encoded by the coding sequence ATGCAGGATATATGTATAATAACTGATATAGGAACAATATACGGGTTCGGACATATTACTCGTATGAAATTTATATCAAATAAATTAAAAGAATATTATAATTTCACATTTTCTTCTATTAACGATAACAGCGGTATATTTAAAGATAATACCATAAATACATGCAAATATAATGAAATAAAAAATTTAAATCCTTATTTGATAATAGTAGACAGCAGAGAAGTAGATTCAGCATATATAAGAGAATTAAAGAAAATAAGCAGTGTTATAATAGTAGACAGTGTAGGAAATGAGAGAGTATTGGCTGATATAGTTATAGAAATGCTCCCTAATATAGATAATTCCAAAGAGGTAAATGTAAAACCTTTTATAGCTACTATATTAAACTCTAATGTAAAACCAAAATATGATGCAGATGCTCCTGTACTTCTATATTTAGGATTTAATAATGAATTAAAAAATAAAGCCATAGAAATAATAAGCAAAATAGAAAATAAAAACTTTGTATTGATAGATACAGAGAAAGAAAGCGAATACAGTAATATAAGATATAAAAATTTCGGAACAGATATATTTCAAAATCCATATAGTGCCGTTATAACATATTTCGGATTAACTGCTTTTGAATGTATAGAATCCTCAATCCCTGTCATTTTGCTCTCTCCCACAAAATATCATGATGATTTGGCAAAAAGTCAGGAGGAATTATTCTTTAATTTAGGCTTCTTTCAAAATATAGATACAAATACAGCAGTAAATAAATTGAGAGAATTTTTATTTAATGATGATATACTAAATAAGTTTAAAGAAAAAGGTAAATTAATTAATACAGAAAAATCTTTAGATCGTATAAAAACTATAATAGATAATATAAAAGATTTCAAAGATATAGAATGTCCTTTTTGTAAAAGCAAAAATATAGAAATGAAAAATAGAAATTTGGAATCTAATCTGTATAAATGCAGAAAATGCAGTACTCTATTTAGAAAATATTTTCTTCCTCCTTTTACAGATTATTCATCTAAATATTTTGTTGAGGATTATAAGAACCAATACGGTAAAACTTATGAGGAAGATAGTGCTAATTTAACTGCTTTGGCTAAAAGAAGATTAGAAAAAATAAGAAAAATAAAGCCTAATGGAAAAATACTTGATATAGGAAGTGCAATGGGTTTTTTCCTTAAAGAGGCGAGAGAATATGGATATGAAACAGAAGGCATAGAGATAAGCGAATATGCATCAAATTACTGTATAAATACTCTTAATCTCAATGTGCATAATTGCTCTTTGCTTGATTTTGAATATAAAGAAAAAGAATACGATATAATAACTGCTTGGTATGTTGTAGAGCATATATACAATTTTGAAAGTATTTTAGAGCATATAATTTACTCCCTCAAAGATGATGGAATATTGGCTTTTGCTACACCTAATGGCAATGGTTTAAGCGGAAGATTTAATAAGAACTATTTTTCTATAGTACCTTCAGATCATGCATTTGAGGCTAATCCTAAGTCTCTTGATATACTTATGTCTAAATATTCGTTGAAATGTATAAATTTAGAAAATCAAAGCGTTTATTATAATAGATTCTGCGATATATTCGGCTTTAATCTTATTAGAAACAATAATTTTCTATCAGGAATATATAATTCTCTAGCTAAAAATAAGAATTTAGGCGATACATTTGAATGCATATATCAAAAATCATAA
- a CDS encoding aryl-sulfate sulfotransferase has translation MKRFTAFIILILFLFFSCSKKEMPLPDDKIGELILNPNGQTPLSLVYKIETNNNYPVTVITKGMLGDNDIIFTYPKNYGSNFAIHGMYPENTNTIYIINGTNRIATNIIVDKLYIDGLYIPATNRVIKNLVPEENVYFAGINDESSISNLTDNNEEIYFASPVINRSWKGLFLMGVSSNGNLRYVNYSNFYLTNEIAKVIDEDNDIVIYDTMGVSDLLGNAKLDVTKLDIGVHHDTIRKKSDSNYIMLANSAWGVEDRICEVDSNGNMIRDLYVGDLIKKIVNKNGDEREKEYLKKLIFDEDNKYYSIGRKRDFPMDWAHCNSLVYDEDNDILYLSVRSLAVMAVDYSEWELIWYMADDTLDTMESYNPYGRYLKDLKSFDPYKVLGDGNTDGPKSQHALFLISTNVIGMFDNQGDEDINYNGSRYVEYKITGSHGSWKADKIYEYKTENKLYSHYISDIDFLSNGNMLLDFGNNSQIIEVNKETKEVYYHLRFGIRTWGIYRIDKMPLYYSDGYKYSEDSSFVN, from the coding sequence ATGAAAAGATTTACTGCATTTATAATTTTAATATTATTTTTATTTTTCTCATGCTCAAAAAAAGAGATGCCGCTTCCTGATGATAAAATAGGGGAGCTTATATTAAATCCTAACGGACAAACGCCATTATCATTAGTTTATAAAATAGAAACTAATAATAATTACCCTGTTACAGTCATAACAAAAGGAATGCTTGGAGATAATGATATCATATTTACTTATCCTAAAAATTACGGATCTAATTTTGCTATACATGGCATGTATCCTGAGAATACAAATACCATCTATATTATTAACGGCACTAACAGAATAGCAACTAATATAATAGTAGATAAACTATATATTGACGGGCTTTATATACCAGCTACTAACAGAGTTATAAAAAATTTAGTGCCTGAAGAGAATGTATATTTTGCCGGTATCAATGATGAAAGTTCAATAAGCAATTTAACTGATAATAATGAAGAGATATATTTTGCAAGTCCTGTTATAAATAGAAGCTGGAAAGGTCTTTTCTTAATGGGAGTAAGCAGTAACGGAAATTTGCGTTATGTGAATTATTCCAACTTCTATCTTACAAATGAAATAGCAAAGGTAATCGATGAAGATAATGATATTGTTATTTATGATACTATGGGAGTAAGCGATTTACTTGGAAATGCCAAATTAGATGTTACAAAACTTGATATAGGAGTTCATCATGACACTATAAGGAAAAAGTCTGACAGTAATTATATAATGCTTGCAAATTCTGCTTGGGGTGTTGAAGATAGGATTTGTGAAGTTGATAGCAATGGAAATATGATTAGAGATTTGTATGTAGGAGATTTGATAAAAAAAATAGTAAATAAAAACGGAGATGAGAGAGAGAAAGAGTATTTAAAAAAACTTATATTTGATGAGGATAATAAATACTACAGCATAGGAAGAAAAAGAGATTTTCCTATGGATTGGGCACATTGTAATTCTTTGGTTTATGATGAGGATAATGATATACTTTATTTATCTGTGAGAAGTTTAGCTGTTATGGCAGTTGATTACAGTGAATGGGAGCTTATTTGGTATATGGCTGATGATACATTGGACACTATGGAATCATATAATCCTTACGGCAGATATTTAAAAGATTTAAAATCATTTGATCCTTATAAGGTTCTTGGAGACGGCAATACAGACGGACCTAAAAGTCAGCATGCTTTATTTCTGATATCAACAAATGTAATAGGTATGTTTGACAATCAGGGCGATGAAGATATTAACTATAACGGCTCAAGGTATGTAGAATATAAAATCACTGGTTCTCATGGTTCTTGGAAAGCTGACAAAATTTACGAGTATAAAACAGAAAATAAATTATATTCTCACTATATATCAGATATAGATTTTTTGAGTAATGGGAATATGCTTCTTGATTTCGGAAATAATTCACAGATAATAGAAGTAAATAAAGAAACTAAGGAAGTTTATTATCATTTAAGATTTGGAATAAGAACTTGGGGAATTTACAGAATTGATAAAATGCCTTTATATTATTCTGATGGGTACAAATATAGTGAGGATAGCTCTTTTGTAAATTAA
- a CDS encoding ankyrin repeat domain-containing protein → MKEFFDAAKNGDLKTLKECLKKNIDINKLDNEGFTALMLASIFNRVSIAEELIKNNADINLKTEENWTALIFASFYGHDKIAEILLNNNADLNIKNKQGFDALLISVFYKKIDTVKLLLKYNADVNTKNNEGFTPIIYACNHDNTDILKLIINYHADINDKTNNGINGLMYACLMLREDIVKELLENNINIYETDNNGDNAYIYLKSNENNENDEELKTMNRINDMISNYIKNRENNK, encoded by the coding sequence ATGAAAGAGTTTTTTGATGCTGCTAAAAATGGAGATTTAAAAACATTAAAAGAATGCTTAAAGAAAAATATAGATATAAACAAATTAGATAATGAAGGATTTACTGCTTTGATGCTTGCTTCTATATTCAATAGAGTTAGTATTGCAGAAGAATTAATAAAAAATAATGCTGATATTAATTTGAAAACAGAAGAAAATTGGACTGCTTTGATATTTGCTTCATTTTACGGACATGACAAAATAGCTGAAATTTTACTTAATAACAATGCCGATTTAAATATCAAAAATAAACAGGGTTTTGATGCTTTACTTATTTCTGTTTTTTATAAAAAAATTGATACTGTTAAGCTATTATTAAAATATAATGCTGATGTTAATACAAAAAATAATGAAGGATTTACTCCGATTATTTATGCATGTAATCATGATAATACTGATATATTAAAACTTATTATAAATTATCATGCTGATATCAATGATAAAACTAATAATGGTATTAATGGACTTATGTATGCATGCTTAATGCTTAGAGAAGATATAGTAAAAGAACTTCTTGAAAATAATATTAATATTTATGAAACTGATAATAATGGAGATAATGCATATATTTATTTAAAAAGTAATGAAAATAATGAAAACGATGAAGAATTAAAAACTATGAATAGAATAAATGATATGATAAGCAATTATATAAAAAATAGAGAAAATAATAAATAA
- a CDS encoding TIGR01212 family radical SAM protein (This family includes YhcC from E. coli K-12, an uncharacterized radical SAM protein.) has translation MQNKNNIQNNKNYYSFSDYVKNKFGVKVGKISIDTDFGCAHKANDGGCRFCNLNSYKPPYVTEEDINNQWINGLKNYKGRYQKFYGYFQLGTPLSPLASKESLKYANKLVNFDECVGLMFGARSDMLEDNVLKELSNLSSSSGKEIWLEMGLQSSNDETSKFINRGHDYNSFAKMVNHIKENYSNIIICTHIIFGLPKKINNKVIELESRDDMIKTVKDVSALQIDAVKFHQLDIVKNSYFENMYSDYIFPTLDEDFYIDLMSDAISFTRSDIIIARLMGDSLGDSLIAPKWIKSKGEIINLISKKMKEKNIVQGININI, from the coding sequence ATGCAAAATAAAAATAATATTCAAAACAATAAAAATTATTATTCATTTTCTGATTATGTTAAAAATAAATTTGGAGTGAAAGTAGGTAAAATTTCTATAGATACAGATTTCGGCTGTGCTCATAAAGCTAATGACGGCGGATGCAGATTCTGTAATTTAAATAGCTATAAACCGCCTTATGTAACAGAAGAAGATATTAATAATCAATGGATTAACGGATTAAAAAATTATAAAGGAAGATACCAAAAATTCTACGGATATTTTCAATTAGGTACACCATTATCACCATTAGCTTCCAAAGAATCATTAAAATATGCCAATAAATTAGTAAATTTTGATGAATGTGTAGGACTTATGTTTGGGGCAAGAAGCGACATGCTTGAAGATAATGTATTGAAAGAACTTAGTAACTTATCATCTTCATCTGGAAAAGAAATTTGGCTTGAAATGGGACTTCAATCATCAAATGATGAAACTTCAAAATTCATTAATAGAGGACATGATTATAATTCTTTTGCTAAAATGGTAAATCATATAAAAGAGAATTATAGTAATATTATAATATGTACTCATATAATATTCGGACTCCCTAAAAAAATTAATAATAAAGTAATAGAATTAGAAAGCAGAGATGATATGATAAAAACAGTTAAAGATGTATCTGCTTTACAAATTGATGCTGTAAAATTTCATCAGCTTGATATAGTAAAAAATTCTTATTTTGAGAATATGTATAGTGATTATATTTTTCCCACTTTAGATGAAGATTTTTATATAGATTTAATGAGCGATGCAATTTCTTTTACGAGGTCTGATATTATCATAGCTCGTTTAATGGGGGATAGTTTGGGAGACAGTTTAATAGCTCCTAAATGGATAAAATCAAAAGGAGAAATAATAAATCTAATATCGAAGAAGATGAAAGAAAAAAATATAGTTCAGGGTATAAACATTAATATTTAA
- a CDS encoding dicarboxylate/amino acid:cation symporter, translating to MEELEPKVKKDYLLIKLLLGIALGIIIGMLCNEAVINVIQSIKYVLNQVISFMVPLIVLGFIAPAITRMGSKANKMLGVILSLAYFSSVGAALFAAIAGYIIIPNLNIASNVAGGRELPEIIFKLDINPIFPVITALFLAICGGVAVIKTKSKYFESLLDELNNIILFLVNNVVVPILPFYIGTTFATLSYEGTIIKSVPIFLIIIIIAIIGHFIWLTFLYSIAGIVSKKNPARVFKHYGPAYFTAVGTMSSAATLPVALKCASKSDALDKDIVNFAIPMGATIHLCGSVLTETFFVMTISKILYGHLPEIGTMILFIILLGIFAVGAPGVPGGTVVASLGIIISVLGFNDDGTALILAIFALQDSFGTACNVTGDGALALILQGIFKKDSES from the coding sequence ATGGAAGAGCTAGAACCAAAAGTAAAAAAAGATTATTTATTAATAAAGCTTTTATTAGGCATAGCTTTAGGTATTATAATAGGTATGCTATGTAATGAAGCTGTCATTAATGTAATACAGTCTATAAAATATGTGCTTAATCAGGTAATATCATTTATGGTTCCATTAATTGTATTAGGATTTATTGCCCCTGCTATTACTAGAATGGGAAGCAAAGCAAATAAGATGTTAGGAGTAATTTTATCCTTAGCATATTTTTCTTCAGTAGGTGCTGCTTTATTTGCTGCTATTGCCGGGTATATAATAATTCCTAATCTAAATATAGCTTCAAATGTTGCAGGGGGTAGAGAACTTCCTGAAATAATATTTAAATTAGACATTAACCCTATATTTCCTGTAATAACTGCATTATTCTTGGCTATATGCGGAGGAGTGGCTGTTATTAAAACTAAATCAAAATATTTTGAAAGTCTATTAGATGAGCTTAATAATATAATATTGTTTTTAGTAAATAATGTCGTAGTGCCAATATTACCATTTTATATAGGAACTACTTTTGCTACTTTATCCTATGAGGGTACTATAATTAAAAGTGTGCCTATATTCCTAATAATTATAATCATAGCAATAATAGGACATTTTATATGGCTTACTTTTTTATATTCTATAGCTGGTATTGTATCAAAGAAAAATCCGGCAAGAGTATTTAAACATTATGGACCTGCATATTTTACTGCAGTTGGTACTATGTCATCTGCGGCAACTTTACCTGTAGCTTTGAAATGTGCAAGTAAATCTGATGCTTTAGACAAAGATATTGTGAACTTTGCAATACCTATGGGAGCAACTATACATTTATGCGGCTCTGTACTTACAGAAACTTTCTTTGTCATGACTATATCAAAAATATTATACGGACATTTACCTGAAATTGGTACTATGATTCTATTTATTATATTGCTTGGTATATTTGCTGTTGGTGCTCCGGGTGTACCAGGAGGAACTGTTGTTGCTTCTTTGGGAATAATAATTTCTGTCTTAGGTTTTAATGATGATGGTACTGCTTTGATACTTGCAATATTTGCATTACAGGACAGTTTCGGTACTGCATGTAATGTTACAGGAGATGGTGCTTTAGCTTTAATACTTCAAGGTATATTTAAAAAAGATAGTGAAAGTTAA